The Asticcacaulis excentricus genome has a segment encoding these proteins:
- a CDS encoding heavy metal translocating P-type ATPase, whose protein sequence is MTDTLTDYGCYVTEEDEAHQALYLRVEGMRCAACAWKVESTLNAYDGVSARMTYATQRLKLVWDKGADTAANDLAAAVEALGFSVAPFDISKSSGGAKAEESLLLRCLAVAGFATTFVMLFADALWFSDDASLNGATRDLMHWAMALVALPTTLYAGRPFFRSAIAALRHGRSNMDVPISVAVLLTAGMSLFETIRHGPHVYFDASVMLLFFLLIGRYLDLKARGKAREAAEGLLAMLDGTASVREGGQVRACKISDLRPGMTLLVAAGEKIAADATLTRGTTEVDTSLLTGETLPRSVGPGETVYAGTINVAAPVEAVITAASENSLLSRTVALMETAEQGQARFVHIADRVAAIYAPVVHIVAALTFAGWALWGHGGWQDALLKAMAVLIVTCPCALGLAVPVAQVLASGQLFRRGILLKSARGLERLAAADTVIFDKTGTLTRGQPTWMNPQALNEYETRLSLALAAQSRHPLSRALVQARPDLPVAPATVEDVPGCGLRGEVEGEPVWLGKAKWLGIESTGDSAPELWFRRGNNAPVRLAFEDTLRLDARRTIDALKARGLDIWLLSGDRHVAAQRVAAELGIDTCHADLSPLEKLATVQRLQAEGRKVLMVGDGLNDAAALSAASVSISPASGMDITQNAADLVFRGDSLWPVAEALRVAERTGRIVTQNFVLSFGYNLIAVPLAVGGWVTPLIAAIAMSASSLVVVANAFRLKLPGRIA, encoded by the coding sequence ATGACCGACACCCTGACCGATTACGGCTGCTACGTCACCGAAGAGGACGAAGCCCATCAGGCCCTCTATCTGCGCGTCGAAGGGATGCGCTGTGCGGCCTGCGCGTGGAAGGTCGAAAGCACGCTCAATGCCTATGACGGCGTCAGCGCGCGCATGACCTACGCCACCCAGAGGCTGAAACTGGTGTGGGACAAGGGGGCCGACACCGCCGCCAATGATCTGGCCGCCGCCGTCGAGGCGCTGGGGTTTTCCGTCGCCCCTTTCGACATTTCAAAATCCAGCGGAGGGGCGAAGGCCGAAGAGAGCCTGCTGCTGCGCTGTCTGGCCGTGGCCGGGTTTGCCACCACCTTTGTCATGCTGTTCGCCGACGCCCTGTGGTTCAGCGATGACGCCTCGCTCAACGGGGCGACGCGCGACCTGATGCACTGGGCTATGGCGCTGGTCGCCCTGCCGACCACGCTTTATGCCGGCCGCCCCTTCTTCCGCAGCGCCATCGCCGCCCTCAGGCACGGGCGCAGCAATATGGACGTGCCGATCAGCGTCGCCGTGCTGCTGACGGCGGGGATGAGCCTGTTCGAGACGATCCGCCACGGGCCGCACGTCTATTTCGACGCCTCGGTCATGCTGCTGTTCTTCCTGCTGATCGGGCGCTATCTCGACCTCAAGGCGCGCGGCAAGGCGCGGGAGGCCGCCGAGGGGCTGCTGGCCATGCTCGACGGCACGGCCAGTGTGCGCGAGGGCGGTCAGGTGCGGGCGTGCAAGATCAGCGACCTGCGCCCCGGCATGACGCTTCTCGTGGCCGCCGGTGAAAAGATCGCCGCCGACGCCACCCTGACGCGCGGCACGACTGAGGTTGATACCAGCCTGCTGACCGGTGAGACCCTGCCGCGCTCCGTCGGCCCCGGTGAGACGGTCTATGCCGGCACGATCAATGTCGCCGCCCCCGTCGAGGCCGTCATCACGGCGGCCTCAGAGAACAGCCTGTTGTCGCGCACCGTGGCGCTGATGGAGACGGCCGAACAGGGTCAGGCGCGCTTTGTGCACATTGCCGACCGCGTGGCGGCCATCTACGCGCCGGTGGTGCATATTGTGGCGGCCCTGACCTTTGCGGGGTGGGCCCTGTGGGGACATGGCGGCTGGCAGGACGCGCTGCTGAAGGCCATGGCCGTGCTGATCGTCACCTGCCCCTGTGCGCTGGGGCTGGCCGTGCCGGTGGCGCAGGTTCTGGCGTCGGGGCAATTGTTCCGGCGCGGCATCCTGCTGAAATCGGCGCGGGGGCTGGAGCGTCTGGCCGCCGCCGATACGGTCATCTTTGACAAGACCGGCACCCTGACGCGCGGTCAGCCGACCTGGATGAACCCGCAGGCGCTCAATGAATACGAGACGCGGCTGTCTCTGGCGCTGGCGGCGCAAAGCCGTCACCCCCTGTCGCGCGCTCTGGTGCAGGCGCGGCCCGACCTGCCCGTCGCGCCCGCCACGGTCGAAGACGTCCCCGGCTGCGGCCTGCGCGGCGAAGTGGAGGGTGAGCCGGTATGGCTGGGCAAGGCGAAGTGGCTGGGGATAGAGTCCACCGGCGACAGCGCCCCCGAACTGTGGTTCCGGCGGGGTAACAACGCCCCGGTGCGTCTGGCGTTCGAGGACACGCTGCGGCTTGATGCGCGGCGGACCATCGACGCTTTGAAGGCGCGCGGGCTCGACATCTGGCTGCTGTCCGGCGACCGGCACGTCGCGGCGCAACGGGTGGCAGCGGAGTTGGGCATCGACACCTGTCACGCCGACCTGTCGCCGCTGGAAAAGCTCGCCACCGTGCAGCGGTTACAAGCCGAAGGACGCAAAGTGCTGATGGTCGGCGATGGGCTAAACGACGCGGCGGCCCTGTCGGCGGCCAGCGTCTCTATCTCCCCGGCGTCAGGCATGGACATCACGCAGAACGCCGCCGACCTCGTGTTTCGTGGCGACAGTCTTTGGCCCGTGGCCGAGGCGCTGCGTGTGGCCGAACGCACCGGGCGCATCGTCACGCAGAACTTCGTCCTGTCGTTTGGCTATAATCTGATCGCTGTGCCGCTGGCCGTGGGGGGCTGGGTGACACCGCTGATCGCCGCCATCGCCATGTCGGCCTCGTCACTGGTGGTGGTAGCCAATGCGTTTCGGCTCAAACTGCCGGGGCGGATAGCATAG
- the ccoS gene encoding cbb3-type cytochrome oxidase assembly protein CcoS: protein MDILILLVAAAGVLALIAGAAFMWALRSQQFDDPEMQAERILHDDDES, encoded by the coding sequence GTGGACATTCTGATCCTTCTGGTGGCGGCGGCGGGCGTGCTGGCCCTGATCGCGGGGGCGGCCTTCATGTGGGCCCTGCGCAGCCAGCAGTTCGACGACCCGGAGATGCAGGCCGAGCGCATCCTGCACGACGATGACGAGTCATGA
- the ccoN gene encoding cytochrome-c oxidase, cbb3-type subunit I, which produces MSQTAIAPPPKVAPAAAASRPVYDETILKYFTIAAMFWGIAGFAVGLLIAVQMAFPDFNIPPYLTFGRLRPLHTSAVIFAFGGNVLFATSYHVVQRTCRARLFSDGLSWFTFWGYQAFILMAGLGYVFGVTQGKEYAEPEWYADLWLTIVWVAYLINFLGTLWKRQEKHIYVANWFYLAFIVTVAILHLVNNVSVPIQIGSVHSYSAWAGVQSALIQWWYGHNAVGFFLTAGFLGIMYYYIPKQANRPVYSYRLSIIHFWALIFIYIWAGPHHLLYTALPDWAQTLGMTFSIILWMPSWGGMINGMMTLSGAWHKLRDDPILQFMIIALSFYGMSTFEGPLMSIKAVNSLSHYTDWTIGHVHAGALGWVAFISFGAIYYLVPHLWKKPGMYSTKLISLHLWVATVGIVVYITSMWVAGIMQGLMWRAYNEMGFLTYSFVETVAAMHPYYIIRAIGGLLFLLGALIMVFNIWKTIASPDSVASETDTPSLTPAVLPEHV; this is translated from the coding sequence ATGTCACAAACCGCTATAGCCCCACCGCCAAAGGTCGCCCCCGCTGCCGCCGCCTCCCGGCCGGTCTATGACGAGACGATCCTCAAATACTTCACCATCGCCGCCATGTTCTGGGGCATAGCGGGCTTTGCCGTCGGCCTCCTGATCGCCGTGCAGATGGCCTTTCCCGACTTCAACATCCCGCCCTATCTGACCTTCGGGCGGTTGCGTCCGCTGCACACCTCGGCGGTGATTTTTGCCTTTGGCGGCAATGTGTTGTTTGCCACCTCCTACCACGTGGTGCAGCGCACCTGCCGCGCGCGCCTCTTCTCGGACGGCCTGAGCTGGTTCACCTTCTGGGGCTATCAGGCCTTCATCCTGATGGCGGGTCTGGGCTACGTGTTCGGCGTCACACAGGGCAAGGAATATGCGGAGCCGGAATGGTATGCCGACCTGTGGCTGACCATCGTCTGGGTGGCCTATCTGATCAACTTCCTCGGCACCCTGTGGAAGCGTCAGGAAAAGCACATCTACGTCGCCAACTGGTTCTATCTGGCCTTTATCGTCACCGTGGCCATCCTGCACCTCGTCAACAACGTGTCGGTGCCCATCCAGATCGGCAGCGTCCACAGCTATTCGGCCTGGGCGGGCGTGCAGTCTGCCCTGATCCAGTGGTGGTACGGCCATAATGCTGTGGGCTTCTTCCTGACCGCCGGCTTTCTCGGCATCATGTATTACTACATCCCGAAGCAGGCCAACCGTCCGGTCTATTCCTACCGCCTGTCGATCATTCACTTCTGGGCGCTGATCTTCATCTATATCTGGGCCGGTCCGCATCACCTGCTTTACACCGCCCTGCCCGACTGGGCGCAGACTCTGGGCATGACCTTCTCCATCATTCTATGGATGCCGTCCTGGGGCGGCATGATCAACGGCATGATGACCCTGTCGGGTGCGTGGCACAAACTGCGCGACGACCCGATCCTGCAATTCATGATCATCGCGCTGAGCTTCTACGGCATGTCCACCTTTGAGGGGCCGCTGATGTCGATCAAGGCCGTCAACTCCCTGTCGCACTATACGGACTGGACCATCGGTCACGTCCATGCGGGCGCGCTGGGCTGGGTCGCCTTCATCTCATTCGGCGCCATCTACTATCTGGTGCCGCACCTGTGGAAGAAGCCCGGCATGTATTCGACCAAGCTGATTTCGCTGCACCTGTGGGTCGCGACCGTCGGTATCGTGGTCTACATCACCTCGATGTGGGTGGCGGGCATTATGCAGGGCCTGATGTGGCGCGCCTATAACGAGATGGGCTTCCTGACCTATTCGTTCGTCGAAACCGTCGCGGCCATGCACCCCTACTACATCATCCGCGCCATCGGGGGCCTCCTGTTCCTGCTGGGGGCACTGATCATGGTCTTCAACATCTGGAAGACCATCGCCAGCCCTGACAGCGTCGCCTCGGAAACGGACACCCCCTCGCTGACCCCCGCCGTCCTGCCGGAGCACGTCTGA
- a CDS encoding FixH family protein: protein MTATSFAEAKPLSQAEIDRRRGRFVPWVIAVFFLSFMIPLICFTVIAFRHQPSEVTPQAYEKGLAYNQTLEAAAAQKALGWQVTLSHADGRLTVRARDAKGAPLDSGQVEVWLIHPAQKALDRHLVLTPEGQGVYATAAALPSPSVWTAHITVQVADQQMQTRAFVEN from the coding sequence ATGACAGCTACTTCATTCGCTGAGGCCAAGCCCCTCTCTCAGGCCGAGATCGACCGCCGCCGTGGCCGCTTCGTGCCGTGGGTGATCGCGGTCTTTTTCCTCAGCTTCATGATCCCCCTGATCTGTTTCACCGTCATCGCCTTTCGCCACCAACCCAGCGAGGTCACGCCGCAGGCCTATGAAAAGGGGCTGGCCTACAACCAGACTCTGGAAGCCGCCGCCGCTCAGAAGGCGCTCGGCTGGCAGGTGACGCTCAGCCATGCGGACGGACGGCTGACGGTACGGGCGCGCGATGCTAAGGGCGCACCGCTGGACAGCGGGCAGGTCGAGGTGTGGCTGATCCACCCGGCGCAAAAGGCGCTTGACCGCCATCTGGTGCTCACGCCCGAAGGCCAGGGCGTTTATGCGACCGCCGCCGCCCTGCCCTCCCCCAGCGTGTGGACCGCCCACATCACCGTGCAGGTGGCGGACCAGCAGATGCAGACGCGCGCCTTCGTGGAAAACTGA
- a CDS encoding methyl-accepting chemotaxis protein, with protein MHTSQAIIQFTPDGKIISANANFLAAVGYSEREVVGQHHRLFCLPDYVNSEAYRHFWSDLAAGRFQAGEFKRIGNHGKIVWLQASYNPVKDKSGKVVRVLKIAADITEAKAKSLDHAGKVDAISRAQAVIEFTPQGEILTANDNFLKTLGYSLKEIVGQHHRLFCEPQYAQSADYRQFWERLQRGEFQAAEYRRLGKGGREVYIQASYNPVFDDTGAVIKVVKFATDTTEAVKRRLRNEQLSREVDRQLNGVVKQMVEATQMAATASTASTETGSVVNAVAAASEELSASVKEIAGNMGQARESVEGIFRHAEGAGKSAGALNDSATSMNNVVEMIREIASQINLLALNATIESARAGEAGRGFAVVASEVKSLANQAARSTETISKEIANMQTVTTEVVGALGIITSSMTAVMDNVAGVASAIEQQNAVSAEISGNMQAAVTAVHEIDEKLSHLSTTFNDVAQASEEVKENVEALVA; from the coding sequence TTGCATACGTCGCAGGCGATCATCCAGTTCACGCCGGACGGCAAGATCATTTCGGCCAATGCCAATTTTCTGGCGGCGGTGGGCTATAGCGAGCGCGAAGTGGTCGGTCAGCATCACAGACTCTTTTGCCTGCCCGACTATGTGAATTCTGAGGCTTACCGCCATTTCTGGAGCGATCTGGCCGCCGGACGCTTTCAGGCGGGCGAATTCAAGCGCATCGGCAATCATGGCAAGATCGTCTGGCTTCAGGCCAGCTATAACCCCGTCAAGGACAAGAGCGGTAAGGTCGTGCGGGTGCTGAAAATCGCCGCCGATATCACCGAGGCCAAGGCGAAATCCCTTGATCATGCGGGCAAGGTCGACGCCATTTCCCGCGCTCAGGCGGTCATCGAATTCACGCCGCAGGGCGAGATTCTGACCGCCAATGACAATTTTCTGAAAACCCTGGGCTATAGCCTCAAGGAGATCGTCGGTCAGCATCACCGCCTCTTTTGTGAACCGCAATACGCGCAGTCCGCAGACTACCGGCAGTTCTGGGAGCGACTGCAACGCGGTGAGTTTCAGGCGGCGGAATACCGGCGTCTGGGGAAGGGTGGTCGGGAAGTCTATATTCAGGCCTCCTACAATCCCGTCTTTGATGACACGGGTGCGGTCATCAAGGTGGTTAAGTTCGCTACCGACACGACCGAGGCCGTCAAACGCCGTCTGCGCAATGAACAACTGAGCCGTGAGGTCGATCGGCAGTTGAACGGCGTCGTCAAACAGATGGTCGAAGCGACACAGATGGCGGCCACGGCCTCGACGGCCTCGACAGAAACCGGCTCGGTGGTCAATGCCGTAGCGGCTGCGTCTGAGGAACTGAGCGCCAGCGTCAAGGAAATCGCCGGCAATATGGGTCAGGCGCGCGAAAGCGTCGAAGGCATCTTCCGTCACGCCGAAGGGGCCGGGAAGTCTGCCGGGGCGCTCAACGACTCAGCGACCTCGATGAACAATGTGGTCGAAATGATCCGTGAAATCGCCAGCCAGATCAATCTTCTGGCGCTCAATGCCACCATCGAGTCGGCGCGCGCGGGCGAAGCGGGCCGGGGCTTTGCCGTCGTGGCGTCTGAGGTTAAGTCGCTGGCCAATCAGGCGGCGCGTTCCACGGAGACCATCTCCAAGGAAATCGCCAACATGCAGACGGTGACGACCGAGGTGGTGGGCGCGCTGGGCATCATCACCTCCAGCATGACGGCGGTAATGGACAATGTCGCCGGTGTCGCCTCGGCTATCGAGCAGCAAAACGCCGTCAGCGCCGAAATATCGGGCAATATGCAGGCGGCGGTGACCGCGGTGCACGAGATCGACGAAAAGCTCAGCCATCTGAGCACTACCTTCAACGACGTGGCGCAAGCCTCTGAAGAGGTGAAAGAAAATGTCGAAGCCCTGGTGGCGTAG
- a CDS encoding helix-turn-helix transcriptional regulator — protein MPSYISKRVADPARQAAMEVIANQFGRAHARHPMMETLRQIVPFDSFAMSGLAFFGLGVGRGVMLASDMPEAFIRLFLTEKLYHQDPMSYLMTAEQHWGSWHDLGPDVLTGPGVERIRQLERQFDITTRSAVGFFNGEHRFGGVTFCRATPFNDHEKFILEMTTRVVHAELSDQLLGAMNQHLGLSDGELACLKHFADGLEVPAIHQVTGYTTDTIYTYAKSAGKKMGVRGRTHAVAEALRRKVIA, from the coding sequence ATGCCCAGCTATATCTCCAAGCGTGTCGCGGACCCCGCCCGGCAGGCGGCGATGGAAGTGATCGCCAATCAGTTCGGGCGCGCTCACGCCCGGCACCCGATGATGGAAACCCTGCGCCAGATCGTGCCTTTCGACAGCTTTGCCATGTCGGGTCTTGCTTTTTTCGGGCTGGGGGTCGGGCGTGGCGTCATGCTGGCTTCGGATATGCCGGAAGCGTTTATCCGCCTGTTCCTCACTGAAAAGCTCTATCATCAGGACCCCATGTCCTACCTGATGACGGCGGAGCAGCATTGGGGGAGTTGGCACGATCTGGGGCCCGACGTGCTGACCGGGCCCGGCGTCGAGCGCATCCGGCAACTGGAGCGGCAGTTCGATATCACGACGCGCAGCGCCGTCGGTTTTTTCAATGGTGAACACCGCTTCGGCGGCGTGACCTTCTGCCGGGCCACGCCGTTTAATGATCACGAAAAATTCATCCTCGAAATGACGACGCGCGTGGTGCACGCCGAACTGTCGGATCAGCTTCTCGGCGCCATGAACCAGCATCTGGGCCTGTCCGACGGCGAACTGGCCTGCCTCAAACACTTTGCCGATGGTCTTGAGGTGCCCGCCATCCATCAGGTGACCGGTTACACCACCGATACCATCTATACCTATGCCAAGTCGGCGGGGAAGAAGATGGGCGTGCGCGGGCGCACCCACGCGGTGGCCGAAGCCTTGCGCCGCAAGGTGATTGCCTGA
- the ccoO gene encoding cytochrome-c oxidase, cbb3-type subunit II: protein MLEKHKKLERNSMLLLIFTVIAVSIGGIIEILPLFRMQTTIEPVKGVRPYTPLELMGQEIYIREGCNTCHSQQIRPLRDEQQRYGHYSLAAESMYDHPFVWGSKRTGPDLARVGGKYSDEWHVAHLKNPRAVVPESIMPSYAFLAEKPYGDWRIKKRLKVLQSLGVPYTQAMIDEAPNDYEAQANPNTIIDPSGLQERYGDKVAVRDFDGNPDEITEMDALIAYLQKLGTDVDFSTYDPDYALKPKAGAAK from the coding sequence ATGCTGGAAAAACATAAAAAACTCGAACGCAACTCCATGCTCCTGCTGATCTTCACCGTCATTGCGGTGTCAATCGGCGGCATCATCGAGATCCTGCCACTGTTCCGTATGCAAACCACGATCGAGCCGGTCAAGGGCGTGCGTCCCTATACGCCGCTGGAGCTGATGGGGCAGGAAATCTACATCCGCGAAGGCTGCAACACCTGCCATTCGCAGCAGATCCGCCCCCTGCGCGATGAGCAGCAGCGCTATGGCCACTACTCGCTGGCGGCCGAAAGCATGTACGACCACCCCTTCGTCTGGGGCTCCAAGCGCACCGGGCCCGATCTGGCCCGCGTCGGCGGCAAATATTCCGACGAATGGCACGTCGCGCACCTCAAAAACCCGCGCGCCGTGGTGCCGGAATCGATCATGCCCAGCTATGCCTTTCTGGCCGAAAAGCCCTATGGCGACTGGCGCATCAAAAAGCGCCTGAAGGTGCTTCAGTCGCTGGGCGTGCCCTATACGCAGGCCATGATCGACGAGGCGCCGAACGATTATGAGGCGCAGGCCAATCCCAACACCATTATCGACCCCAGCGGCCTTCAGGAACGCTATGGCGACAAGGTGGCGGTGCGCGATTTCGACGGCAATCCCGATGAAATCACCGAGATGGATGCTCTGATCGCCTATCTGCAAAAGCTGGGCACGGATGTTGATTTCTCGACCTACGACCCGGATTACGCCCTGAAACCCAAGGCGGGAGCCGCCAAATGA
- the ccoG gene encoding cytochrome c oxidase accessory protein CcoG, with protein sequence MSLFETARKIYPRRVKGTFRSLKWLSMIVLLGIYYAAPWLRWDRGPHVPDQAILVDLVGQRGYFFGIEIWPQEVYLLVGVLILAAIGLFFATALLGRVWCGYACPQTVWTDLFVWVERFVQGDRNARRKLDESAWTLEKLWKKTLTHLIWLLIGAVTGGAWVFYFNDAPTLFSDLWHLDVSWSVLGWIIALTLSTYFMAGFARENVCTYMCPYARFQSAMFDKDTLIITYEAERGEPRGKHKKGESWDGKGHCIDCDSCVIVCPMGIDIRDGLQMQCISCGLCIDACNSVMDKIELPRGLIRYDTESNQRQRRDGYRTLDIAHRKSGKTVVPQQKMRWVRPRTVAYALILSTVGSLMLTAIVLRPMTELTVNHARAPQFVRLSDGSVRNDYQIKILNKSHDDRAYHLSTQGLPQARLEVLAAGDETVETLHVPANSVASFRVRVDTPEATTHGRSDIRFLLSDTQNPAQNSAQNSGKTPESARHDSYFIR encoded by the coding sequence ATGTCCCTGTTTGAAACCGCCCGGAAAATCTACCCGCGCCGCGTCAAAGGCACCTTCCGGTCCCTGAAATGGCTGAGCATGATCGTCCTGCTCGGTATCTACTACGCCGCCCCGTGGCTGCGCTGGGACCGTGGCCCGCACGTGCCGGATCAGGCCATACTGGTCGACCTGGTGGGGCAGCGCGGCTACTTCTTCGGCATCGAAATCTGGCCGCAGGAGGTCTATCTGCTGGTCGGCGTGCTGATCCTCGCCGCCATCGGCCTGTTCTTCGCCACGGCGCTTCTGGGGCGGGTGTGGTGCGGCTATGCCTGCCCGCAGACCGTATGGACCGACCTGTTCGTGTGGGTCGAACGCTTCGTGCAGGGCGACCGCAATGCGCGACGCAAGCTGGACGAAAGCGCGTGGACGCTCGAAAAGCTCTGGAAAAAGACGCTGACCCACCTGATCTGGCTGCTGATCGGGGCGGTCACCGGCGGGGCGTGGGTCTTCTATTTCAATGACGCCCCCACCCTTTTCAGCGACCTGTGGCATCTGGACGTCTCGTGGTCGGTGCTGGGCTGGATCATCGCCCTGACGCTTTCGACCTATTTCATGGCCGGTTTCGCGCGCGAAAACGTCTGCACCTATATGTGCCCCTATGCGCGCTTTCAGTCGGCCATGTTCGACAAGGACACCCTGATCATCACCTATGAGGCCGAGCGCGGCGAACCGCGCGGTAAGCACAAGAAGGGCGAAAGCTGGGACGGCAAGGGCCACTGCATCGACTGCGACTCATGCGTCATCGTCTGCCCCATGGGCATCGACATCCGCGACGGCCTTCAGATGCAGTGCATCTCCTGCGGCCTGTGCATCGACGCCTGCAACAGCGTGATGGACAAGATCGAGCTGCCGCGCGGCCTGATCCGCTATGATACCGAGTCGAACCAGCGTCAGCGGCGCGACGGCTATCGCACGCTCGATATCGCTCACCGCAAAAGCGGCAAGACCGTCGTGCCGCAACAGAAGATGCGCTGGGTGCGGCCGCGCACCGTGGCCTATGCCCTGATCCTGTCCACCGTGGGCAGCCTGATGCTGACCGCCATTGTGCTGCGCCCGATGACCGAACTGACGGTCAATCACGCCCGCGCGCCACAATTTGTGCGCCTGTCCGACGGCAGCGTGCGCAATGATTACCAGATCAAGATCCTGAACAAATCGCACGACGACCGCGCCTATCACCTCAGTACGCAGGGCCTGCCTCAGGCGCGTCTGGAGGTGCTGGCCGCCGGGGATGAGACGGTCGAGACGCTGCACGTCCCCGCCAACAGCGTCGCCAGCTTCCGCGTGCGCGTCGATACGCCGGAGGCCACGACGCATGGCCGCAGTGACATCCGTTTCCTTTTGTCTGACACCCAAAACCCTGCCCAAAACTCTGCCCAGAACTCTGGCAAAACCCCGGAAAGCGCCCGCCATGACAGCTACTTCATTCGCTGA
- the ccoP gene encoding cytochrome-c oxidase, cbb3-type subunit III — MSDAPEPHKDIDSHSGVETTGHEWDGLKELNNPAPRWWLIVWMLTIVWAIGYWVVYPSWPTLTGHTKGIAGWTQYDKLKHEQAEITQRQSGWLGKFHKASFAEIKQDPVLFEFARAGGEVVFKENCAACHGAGGEGRRGYPNLNDDDWLFGGTAEDIYNTINVGSHSTHPNTHAVAMPAFGAVMGREGMLTPAQIDDVATYVSYLRQPVASEAFTRGQAVFQQNCVSCHGEGGIGNRQMGAPRLNDAIWLYGGDKATLVQTITKGRAGVMPSWQSRMSDDSRRQVAIYVHSLGGGE; from the coding sequence ATGTCTGATGCGCCCGAACCCCACAAAGACATCGACTCCCACAGCGGGGTCGAGACGACGGGCCACGAATGGGACGGCCTGAAGGAACTGAACAACCCCGCCCCGCGCTGGTGGCTGATCGTGTGGATGCTGACCATCGTCTGGGCCATCGGCTACTGGGTGGTCTATCCGTCCTGGCCGACGCTGACCGGTCACACCAAGGGCATTGCCGGCTGGACCCAGTACGACAAGCTGAAGCACGAGCAGGCCGAGATCACGCAGCGTCAGAGCGGCTGGCTCGGTAAGTTCCACAAGGCGAGCTTTGCCGAAATCAAGCAGGACCCCGTCCTGTTTGAATTTGCCCGCGCCGGTGGCGAAGTGGTGTTCAAGGAAAACTGCGCGGCCTGTCACGGGGCGGGCGGCGAAGGCCGTCGCGGCTATCCCAACCTCAATGACGATGACTGGCTGTTCGGCGGCACGGCCGAAGACATCTACAACACCATCAATGTCGGCTCGCATTCGACCCACCCGAACACGCACGCCGTGGCCATGCCCGCCTTTGGCGCCGTCATGGGGCGCGAAGGGATGCTGACCCCGGCCCAGATCGACGACGTGGCCACCTATGTCAGCTATCTGCGTCAGCCGGTGGCCTCTGAAGCCTTCACGCGCGGTCAGGCGGTGTTTCAGCAGAACTGCGTCAGTTGTCACGGCGAAGGCGGTATAGGCAACCGTCAGATGGGCGCCCCGCGCCTCAATGACGCCATCTGGCTCTATGGCGGTGACAAGGCCACCCTTGTCCAGACCATCACCAAGGGCCGCGCCGGCGTCATGCCGTCCTGGCAGTCGCGCATGTCAGACGATTCCCGCCGTCAGGTCGCCATCTACGTCCACAGTCTGGGCGGCGGTGAGTGA
- a CDS encoding cbb3-type cytochrome oxidase subunit 3 — MMNLSLMGGLITLAFTLTFLGIALWAYWPKNKDALQAHRLIPLQDEDTDHV; from the coding sequence ATGATGAACCTGTCGCTTATGGGCGGGCTCATCACGCTCGCCTTCACGCTCACCTTCCTCGGCATCGCCCTGTGGGCCTACTGGCCGAAGAACAAAGACGCGCTTCAGGCGCATCGCCTTATCCCCCTCCAAGACGAGGACACCGACCATGTCTGA